One window of Robiginitalea biformata HTCC2501 genomic DNA carries:
- a CDS encoding polysaccharide deacetylase family protein, producing MTELLIYTHKISPRFTYTARQLFTRILGIEVRFSSKVEDFIGHKGPKITYTRQPLQNEFFIRSHDLLFQQGVDTIPVQMGQWDGLPCFFRTGDRSNIPYDILAASFYLISRYEEYLPHVRDMHGRFPPRESLAFEHDFLHLPLIDLWAYKLLGLLKDRFPELQAAPPVYTFRPVIDVTTSHCYARRGFFRSLGGFLLDLSRLKFRRTWDRVRVWFDPSRDPYDNYDALIDIHKKFPVAAKFFFQFAEYSTYDKNVSPYNNRFRHLIKSVADYSVVSLAASYTASGNLEVLKEEKRRLSDVLNRPVNYSRLRYNRVDIPQTYRDLIEAEFTEDYTMGYTHRIGFRASTCTPFYFYDINLETQQPIKIFPFAFHDYSLLAFANRKALWEALDELYATLKEVNGYFGCIFSNELLGGYQTKGWLELYEQVVAKYHK from the coding sequence TTGACAGAACTTCTGATCTATACCCATAAGATAAGCCCGCGTTTTACGTATACGGCCCGGCAGCTCTTTACCAGGATCCTCGGGATTGAAGTACGCTTTAGCAGTAAGGTGGAAGATTTTATCGGTCACAAGGGCCCTAAAATCACCTATACGCGCCAGCCGCTGCAAAATGAATTTTTTATCCGCAGCCACGACCTGCTCTTTCAGCAGGGGGTGGATACCATCCCCGTCCAGATGGGCCAGTGGGACGGGTTGCCCTGTTTTTTCCGCACCGGGGACCGATCCAACATCCCCTATGACATCCTGGCGGCTTCGTTCTACCTGATCAGCCGGTATGAGGAATACCTGCCGCACGTCCGGGATATGCACGGCCGTTTCCCACCCAGGGAGAGCCTGGCGTTTGAACACGATTTCCTCCACCTGCCCCTGATCGACCTTTGGGCGTACAAACTCCTCGGCCTCCTGAAGGACCGGTTCCCGGAACTCCAGGCAGCTCCACCGGTCTATACATTCCGGCCCGTCATCGACGTGACCACGTCTCACTGCTACGCGCGACGGGGGTTCTTCAGGAGCCTGGGCGGGTTCCTGCTAGACCTTTCCCGGCTGAAATTCCGCAGGACCTGGGACCGCGTCCGGGTTTGGTTCGACCCTTCCCGGGACCCGTACGACAACTACGATGCGCTGATAGATATTCATAAGAAGTTTCCGGTGGCGGCCAAATTCTTCTTCCAGTTTGCCGAGTATTCCACCTATGATAAGAATGTATCCCCTTACAACAACCGGTTCCGGCACCTGATCAAATCGGTGGCGGACTACTCGGTGGTATCCCTGGCAGCCTCCTATACGGCCTCGGGGAACCTGGAGGTGCTCAAGGAGGAAAAAAGGCGGTTGTCCGACGTGCTGAACCGCCCGGTGAACTATTCGCGCCTGCGCTACAACCGGGTGGACATCCCCCAGACGTACCGCGACCTGATCGAAGCCGAATTCACCGAAGACTACACCATGGGGTACACGCACCGGATCGGGTTCAGGGCCAGCACCTGTACCCCCTTCTATTTCTACGACATCAACCTGGAAACACAGCAGCCCATCAAGATCTTCCCCTTTGCCTTTCACGATTATTCCCTATTGGCCTTTGCCAACAGGAAGGCGCTCTGGGAGGCTTTGGACGAGCTTTACGCTACTTTGAAAGAGGTCAACGGGTATTTTGGCTGTATCTTTTCCAATGAACTCCTGGGCGGATACCAGACCAAGGGCTGGCTGGAACTCTACGAACAGGTAGTTGCCAAGTATCACAAGTAA
- a CDS encoding SDR family oxidoreductase: protein MEISLEGKHALVGGSSRGIGLGVARELAASGARVTLAARSGDKLRQLVGELADETGRGHGFIQVDYTDLATYKTQIAEFLENDPVDILVNNTQGPPAGTSLEQTVDDYQQAFDLLFKSVVHTTHCALPHMRQQGWGRIINVASVSVREPLGYLALSNSIRAAVVSWGKTLASDAGPHGITVNSVLTGYFDTERLASLNNKKAEQMGVDTSEVTGKLLDNVPLRRFGKPEEYGYLATFLASDRAAYITGAVIPLDGGLLRSY, encoded by the coding sequence ATGGAAATCTCATTAGAAGGGAAACACGCCCTGGTAGGCGGCAGCAGCCGGGGTATCGGCCTGGGGGTTGCCCGGGAACTCGCAGCCAGCGGTGCACGGGTAACCCTCGCAGCCCGGAGCGGGGACAAACTCCGGCAACTCGTCGGGGAGTTGGCGGATGAAACCGGGCGCGGGCACGGGTTTATCCAGGTAGACTATACGGACCTTGCAACGTATAAAACGCAAATCGCAGAGTTTCTTGAAAACGACCCGGTCGATATCCTGGTCAACAACACGCAGGGGCCGCCGGCAGGCACCAGCCTGGAGCAGACCGTGGACGACTACCAACAGGCGTTTGACCTGTTGTTTAAATCCGTGGTGCATACGACGCACTGCGCCCTGCCCCACATGCGGCAACAGGGTTGGGGGCGCATCATCAATGTCGCCTCGGTTTCCGTCCGCGAGCCGCTGGGCTACCTGGCGCTTTCCAATAGTATCCGCGCGGCTGTGGTGAGTTGGGGCAAAACGCTTGCCTCCGATGCCGGGCCCCATGGGATTACGGTAAATTCGGTGCTTACGGGCTATTTCGACACGGAGCGACTCGCCTCCCTGAACAATAAAAAAGCGGAGCAAATGGGCGTTGACACGTCCGAAGTCACCGGGAAACTCCTGGATAATGTCCCCTTGCGCCGGTTTGGTAAGCCCGAAGAGTACGGGTACCTGGCCACCTTCCTGGCATCCGACAGGGCTGCGTATATCACCGGGGCGGTGATCCCGCTGGACGGCGGGCTGCTACGTTCCTATTAA
- the radC gene encoding RadC family protein, whose translation MPELKPNESIPCWSPGERPRERLLDAGVTALSDAELLAVLLGSGTRGETALALARRILGNAGGSLSGLERISVEGLRSFSGVGPAKAAAIAAALEVARRLANGPGLKRIRIRESADAFRMLQPVLARLDHEEFWVLYLNNANGVLSRFQLSKGGLTGTLVDVRLLLRKALELHAVSLVLAHNHPSGNLQPSKADRQITRKIEKAARSMDIRVLDHLILGGTAYFSFADEQLL comes from the coding sequence ATGCCGGAACTGAAACCCAATGAATCCATTCCCTGCTGGTCGCCCGGGGAACGCCCCAGGGAGCGCCTTCTGGACGCCGGGGTAACCGCCCTGTCGGACGCGGAATTGCTGGCCGTGCTGTTGGGTTCCGGGACGCGGGGGGAAACAGCCCTCGCACTTGCGCGCCGTATTCTGGGAAACGCCGGGGGCAGTCTGAGCGGCCTGGAACGCATATCTGTGGAAGGGCTGCGCTCCTTTTCCGGGGTGGGGCCGGCGAAAGCCGCCGCGATTGCCGCTGCCCTGGAGGTGGCCAGGAGGTTGGCAAACGGCCCGGGGCTCAAGCGTATCCGGATCCGCGAAAGCGCGGATGCATTCCGGATGCTCCAGCCGGTGCTTGCCCGCCTGGACCACGAAGAATTCTGGGTGCTTTACCTGAACAATGCAAACGGGGTCCTCAGCCGGTTCCAGTTGAGCAAAGGCGGGCTGACGGGGACCCTCGTAGACGTTCGGCTGTTGCTGCGTAAAGCCCTGGAGTTACACGCCGTGTCCCTGGTTCTGGCCCATAACCACCCATCGGGGAACCTGCAGCCGAGTAAAGCGGACCGGCAGATTACCCGTAAAATTGAAAAAGCGGCCCGTTCCATGGATATCCGGGTGCTCGATCACCTGATACTCGGAGGAACGGCGTATTTTAGCTTTGCAGACGAACAATTACTTTAG
- a CDS encoding cupin domain-containing protein, translating into MEYSLNTMAPREIMPGFNGRMVHGEKMSLAFWEVREGAEVPPHQHEHEQIMHVLEGRFEFTLDGHTGTYGPGDIVLIPSGAMHSGKALTPCRLLDAFAPVREEYR; encoded by the coding sequence ATGGAATACTCGCTCAACACGATGGCCCCAAGGGAAATCATGCCCGGATTCAACGGGCGGATGGTACACGGAGAAAAAATGAGCCTGGCCTTCTGGGAGGTCCGGGAAGGGGCCGAGGTGCCCCCGCACCAACACGAACACGAACAAATCATGCACGTCCTGGAGGGGCGTTTTGAATTTACGCTGGACGGGCATACGGGCACCTATGGCCCGGGGGATATCGTCCTGATCCCGTCGGGGGCGATGCACAGCGGGAAGGCCCTGACCCCCTGCCGGTTACTGGACGCCTTTGCCCCCGTTCGCGAAGAATACCGATAA
- a CDS encoding rhomboid family intramembrane serine protease, producing the protein MSDEQHFRYSTWVLAVPMVLVLAIWSVYLLELRLGLNLNTWGIYPRTLTGLRGVLASPWIHGSLDHLYNNTLPLGILTATLFYFYRPIAWRTLILGALLTGLLTWCIGRPSYHIGASGIIYLLASFIFFKGVFTRHYRLVALSLGVVFLYGSLLWYVFPIKEGISWEGHLSGALVGFLLAAFFRVRVPVPPKYDWEREDYREEDDPFMRQFDQEGNFIGSPESPDPGSPSSDIAGPDASGPYASGPDASGPYASGPDTSGPDTSGPDTPNVPAPPANPGSRRSPGRATVTYRYHYKPDGPDKRDGQDKPDGQDRPDGAENPKSK; encoded by the coding sequence ATGTCCGACGAGCAACATTTCCGGTACTCCACCTGGGTCCTGGCCGTGCCCATGGTCCTGGTTCTGGCTATCTGGAGCGTATACCTGCTGGAACTGCGCCTGGGGCTAAACCTGAACACCTGGGGAATATACCCGAGGACCCTGACGGGTTTGCGGGGCGTCCTGGCAAGCCCCTGGATCCACGGATCCCTGGACCACCTGTACAACAACACGCTCCCCCTGGGCATCCTGACAGCGACCCTGTTTTATTTTTACCGTCCCATCGCCTGGCGGACGCTCATCCTCGGCGCGTTACTGACCGGGTTGCTCACCTGGTGCATCGGCAGGCCGTCCTATCACATCGGGGCCAGTGGCATTATCTACTTGTTGGCGAGCTTTATTTTCTTCAAGGGGGTTTTTACCCGGCATTACCGGTTGGTGGCCCTGTCGCTTGGGGTCGTTTTCCTGTATGGCAGCTTGTTGTGGTACGTCTTCCCTATCAAGGAGGGGATATCCTGGGAAGGGCACTTAAGCGGGGCCCTGGTGGGGTTCCTTCTGGCTGCATTCTTCCGGGTCCGGGTGCCTGTGCCGCCCAAATACGATTGGGAACGGGAGGACTACCGGGAGGAGGACGACCCGTTTATGCGGCAATTCGACCAGGAGGGAAATTTTATTGGATCCCCGGAGAGCCCCGACCCGGGCTCCCCAAGTTCAGACATCGCCGGCCCGGATGCCTCAGGCCCGTACGCCTCAGGCCCGGATGCCTCAGGTCCGTACGCCTCAGGCCCGGATACTTCAGGCCCGGATACTTCAGGCCCGGATACCCCCAATGTCCCCGCACCCCCTGCAAATCCCGGAAGCCGTCGATCCCCGGGACGGGCAACCGTCACCTACCGATACCACTATAAACCGGATGGCCCGGATAAACGGGATGGCCAGGATAAACCGGATGGACAGGATAGACCGGATGGTGCGGAAAATCCGAAAAGCAAATAA
- a CDS encoding replication-associated recombination protein A → MNEPLAERVRPRKLSEYLSQTHLVGPQGALTRQIANGTVPSMIFWGPPGTGKTTLAHIIAEESGRPFFTLSAINSGVKDVREVIEKARQGGGLFTTRNPILFIDEIHRFSKSQQDSLLAAVEKGWVTLIGATTENPSFEVIPALLSRCQVYTLESFGKEDLLKLLERAMASDSQLQSREIKLEETDALLRLSGGDGRKLLNIFELVVSASPEDPVRITDKMVTDLVQNQPARYDKTGEQHYDIISAFIKSIRGSDPNAAVYWLARMVAGGEDVKFIARRMVIAASEDIGLANPTALVMANTTFQAVQAIGYPEARIILSQCAVYLATSPKSNSTYAAINKAMGAVEKSGDLPVPLPLRNAPTKLMKELGYGTNYQYAHDQPGNFADMEFLPEALSGTGFYTPGKNAREAALVEFLKSRWKDKYDFEG, encoded by the coding sequence ATGAACGAACCCCTTGCCGAACGCGTCCGGCCGCGAAAACTCTCCGAATACCTGAGCCAAACCCACCTGGTGGGGCCCCAGGGCGCCCTCACCCGGCAAATCGCAAACGGTACGGTGCCCTCGATGATCTTCTGGGGCCCGCCCGGTACGGGCAAAACCACGCTGGCCCATATCATTGCCGAGGAAAGCGGCCGGCCCTTCTTCACCCTGTCCGCTATCAACAGCGGGGTAAAGGATGTCCGGGAAGTCATCGAAAAAGCCCGCCAGGGGGGTGGCTTGTTTACCACGCGCAACCCGATCCTCTTTATTGATGAAATTCATCGCTTCAGCAAATCCCAGCAGGATTCCCTCCTGGCCGCTGTGGAAAAAGGCTGGGTCACGTTAATCGGCGCTACCACGGAAAACCCGAGCTTCGAGGTAATCCCCGCACTGCTCTCCCGCTGCCAGGTATATACGCTGGAATCGTTTGGGAAGGAGGACCTTTTAAAACTCCTGGAGCGGGCCATGGCAAGTGATAGCCAGCTACAGTCCCGGGAAATTAAATTGGAGGAAACCGATGCGCTCCTCAGGCTTTCCGGGGGAGATGGCCGTAAGCTCCTGAATATTTTTGAACTCGTCGTTTCGGCTTCCCCGGAAGACCCGGTGCGCATTACAGACAAAATGGTGACCGACCTGGTGCAGAACCAGCCCGCGCGATACGATAAAACAGGCGAGCAGCACTACGATATCATCTCGGCATTTATCAAGTCCATCCGGGGCAGCGACCCGAATGCAGCTGTGTATTGGCTGGCCCGTATGGTTGCCGGTGGCGAGGACGTAAAGTTCATTGCCAGGCGCATGGTCATTGCCGCTTCCGAGGACATCGGCCTGGCCAATCCCACAGCACTGGTCATGGCCAATACCACCTTCCAGGCGGTGCAGGCAATCGGGTATCCGGAAGCCCGGATTATCCTGAGCCAGTGTGCCGTTTACCTGGCCACCTCCCCCAAGAGCAACAGCACGTATGCCGCCATCAACAAGGCCATGGGCGCGGTTGAAAAAAGCGGGGACCTGCCGGTGCCCCTGCCGCTGCGAAACGCCCCCACCAAGCTGATGAAAGAACTCGGCTACGGGACCAACTACCAGTACGCCCACGACCAACCCGGGAATTTTGCCGATATGGAATTCCTCCCGGAGGCCCTGTCAGGCACGGGATTCTATACTCCGGGTAAGAATGCACGGGAAGCTGCCCTGGTGGAATTTTTAAAATCCCGCTGGAAGGATAAATACGATTTTGAAGGGTGA
- a CDS encoding DUF4136 domain-containing protein: protein MNHLRILICLLLVSACGTVRVQTDYEREQDWSAYGTYNFYPEMQTGLSDLDARRLLDAVETVLRQRGFQQSEEPDFLVNIYSDTYDRPSGSSVGFGMGGTGRQVGGGVSVGIPVNGNGLERRITFDVIDRTRETLVWQAITTDRFREQADPAEREARLLQVAQKAFSSFPPR, encoded by the coding sequence ATGAATCACCTTCGGATACTGATCTGCCTCCTATTGGTTTCAGCATGCGGAACCGTCCGGGTTCAAACCGATTATGAGCGGGAACAGGACTGGTCCGCTTACGGCACCTATAACTTCTACCCCGAAATGCAAACCGGGCTGAGCGACCTGGACGCGCGCCGTTTGCTCGACGCCGTGGAAACAGTCCTTCGGCAGCGCGGGTTCCAGCAATCCGAGGAACCGGACTTTTTGGTAAATATTTACAGCGATACCTACGACCGGCCGTCGGGCAGCAGCGTGGGCTTTGGCATGGGGGGTACGGGCCGGCAGGTGGGCGGCGGGGTATCCGTTGGCATCCCGGTCAACGGCAACGGGCTGGAGCGGCGGATTACCTTTGACGTGATAGACCGCACCAGGGAAACCCTGGTATGGCAGGCAATCACTACCGATCGGTTCCGGGAGCAGGCCGACCCGGCGGAACGCGAGGCCCGGCTATTGCAGGTGGCCCAAAAAGCGTTTTCATCCTTTCCTCCCCGGTAG
- a CDS encoding adenylate kinase has protein sequence MEQSVTIYGKRFNHFIPESEILRAVEKVAAEIAEDYRDAVPVFVGVLNGAYMFVSDFMKHYPHPCELTFVKLSSYRGLTSTGIVETLLDLPEQVEGRHVIILEDIVDTGRTLQELVHLFANKNVKDFRIATLFYKSEIYNGEYPIDYFGLEIPDKFIVGYGLDYKEQGRNLRDIYQLNKPPMINLVLFGKPGAGKGTQAAFLKEKYDLKHISTGDVFRYNIKNGTELGNLAKSYIDKGDLVPDEVTIRMLQEEVEKNPEAAGFIFDGFPRTVAQAEALDDFLRTKDMQIDATIALEASDDVLLERLLERGKVSGRSDDQDPEKIKNRFREYNEKTAPLKSYYEEQDKFYSVNGIGEIQEITDRLAGVIESL, from the coding sequence ATGGAACAGTCGGTAACAATTTACGGCAAACGATTTAACCATTTTATCCCGGAATCCGAGATCCTCAGGGCAGTGGAGAAGGTGGCTGCTGAAATCGCGGAGGATTACAGGGACGCCGTACCCGTTTTTGTGGGCGTCCTCAACGGGGCCTACATGTTTGTCTCCGATTTTATGAAACACTACCCGCATCCCTGCGAGCTCACCTTTGTTAAGCTGAGTTCCTACAGGGGGCTGACCTCTACGGGGATTGTGGAAACCCTGCTGGACCTTCCCGAACAGGTAGAGGGGCGGCACGTTATCATCCTGGAAGACATCGTGGATACGGGGCGCACCCTCCAGGAACTCGTGCATTTGTTTGCCAACAAGAATGTTAAAGACTTCAGGATAGCCACCTTGTTCTACAAATCGGAAATCTACAACGGGGAGTACCCGATCGACTATTTCGGCCTGGAAATCCCCGACAAATTTATTGTGGGTTACGGCCTGGATTACAAAGAGCAGGGCCGGAACCTGCGCGATATTTACCAACTAAACAAACCACCCATGATCAACCTGGTCTTATTTGGGAAACCCGGGGCCGGAAAAGGTACCCAGGCGGCTTTCCTGAAAGAGAAGTACGACCTGAAGCACATCTCCACCGGCGATGTGTTCCGATACAACATCAAGAACGGCACGGAACTCGGCAACCTGGCGAAATCCTATATCGATAAAGGGGACCTGGTGCCCGATGAGGTTACCATCCGGATGCTGCAGGAGGAGGTCGAGAAAAACCCGGAAGCCGCAGGCTTTATTTTTGACGGTTTCCCCCGGACTGTGGCGCAGGCCGAAGCCCTGGACGATTTCCTCCGGACCAAGGACATGCAAATCGACGCTACCATTGCCCTGGAGGCTTCGGACGACGTCCTGCTGGAGCGACTCCTGGAGCGCGGCAAGGTCAGCGGCCGTTCGGACGACCAGGACCCGGAGAAAATCAAGAACCGTTTCCGGGAATACAACGAGAAAACGGCACCCCTTAAATCCTACTACGAGGAACAGGATAAATTCTACAGCGTAAACGGGATCGGCGAGATCCAGGAGATTACCGACCGCCTGGCCGGGGTCATCGAATCGTTGTAG
- the obgE gene encoding GTPase ObgE → MTEGNFVDYVKIHLRSGKGGQGSAHLRREKYVAKGGPDGGDGGRGGHVIVRGNKDLWTLLGFKFKRHFQAGHGEHGGRQRSTGADGEDVVLEVPLGTVVKDTDSGEQLFEITEDGQEEIVAEGGKGGRGNWHFKSSTNQTPRYAQPGLPGEEKNLLLELKVLADVGLVGFPNAGKSTLLAALTSAKPKIADYEFTTLKPNLGIVKYRDFKSFVIADIPGIIEGASEGKGLGHYFLRHIERNALLLFLVPADSQDIASDYQVLLGELRKYNPELLDKRRLLAVSKSDLLDAELTRELDAELQNSLPGVPYLFISSVSGQGLTQLKDQLWKLLNE, encoded by the coding sequence ATGACGGAAGGCAACTTTGTCGATTATGTTAAGATCCACCTCCGGTCCGGGAAGGGGGGGCAGGGTTCTGCGCACCTCAGGCGCGAAAAATACGTCGCCAAGGGCGGTCCGGACGGCGGGGACGGCGGCCGGGGCGGCCATGTGATCGTCCGGGGAAACAAGGATCTCTGGACCTTGCTGGGCTTTAAGTTCAAACGCCACTTCCAGGCGGGCCACGGGGAACACGGAGGACGCCAGCGCAGCACCGGGGCGGACGGGGAAGACGTCGTTCTGGAGGTTCCGTTGGGCACGGTGGTAAAGGATACCGATTCCGGGGAGCAACTCTTTGAGATTACCGAAGACGGGCAGGAGGAGATCGTGGCCGAAGGCGGGAAGGGGGGCCGGGGCAACTGGCACTTCAAGAGCTCCACAAACCAGACGCCGCGCTATGCCCAGCCGGGGTTGCCCGGGGAGGAGAAAAACCTGCTGTTGGAGCTTAAAGTGCTCGCGGATGTTGGGCTAGTGGGCTTTCCGAATGCCGGAAAATCCACGCTTTTAGCCGCCTTGACTTCCGCCAAGCCAAAAATTGCCGACTACGAGTTTACCACTCTCAAACCCAACCTGGGGATTGTCAAATACCGGGATTTTAAGAGCTTTGTCATCGCGGATATCCCGGGGATTATCGAAGGCGCCTCCGAGGGGAAGGGCCTGGGGCATTATTTCCTGAGGCATATCGAGCGAAATGCCTTGTTGTTGTTCCTGGTGCCGGCAGACAGCCAGGACATTGCCTCCGACTACCAGGTCCTGCTGGGGGAACTCCGCAAATACAACCCGGAACTGCTGGACAAGCGTCGGTTGCTCGCCGTTTCCAAGTCCGACCTGCTCGACGCGGAGCTCACCCGGGAACTCGACGCTGAATTGCAGAATAGTTTGCCCGGGGTGCCTTACCTGTTTATCTCCTCGGTTTCCGGCCAGGGCCTGACGCAGCTGAAGGATCAGCTCTGGAAGCTGTTGAACGAATAA
- a CDS encoding DUF1569 domain-containing protein encodes MKSLFDPEAHREIKSRLKQLRADDKPAWGRMSAGQMVWHCQFPLKIAIKNKDVRMRTNPLLLWFFKKSLYNDRLWRKNLPTAPGAKATEPRDFDAEFPVLIDLVDACHALKDRKVWNPHPMFGELTPEQWGKMQYKHLDHHLRQFGK; translated from the coding sequence GTGAAATCCCTCTTTGACCCGGAAGCCCACAGGGAAATCAAATCCCGCCTGAAACAGCTCAGGGCCGACGACAAGCCGGCCTGGGGTCGTATGAGCGCAGGGCAGATGGTATGGCATTGCCAATTCCCCCTCAAAATAGCCATCAAAAACAAGGACGTCCGGATGCGCACGAACCCCCTACTCCTTTGGTTCTTCAAAAAAAGCCTCTACAACGACCGGTTATGGCGTAAAAACCTGCCAACTGCCCCCGGCGCTAAAGCTACCGAACCCAGGGATTTCGACGCGGAATTTCCGGTACTGATAGACCTGGTGGATGCCTGCCACGCCCTGAAGGACCGCAAAGTGTGGAACCCCCACCCCATGTTCGGCGAACTAACCCCGGAACAATGGGGGAAAATGCAATACAAGCACCTGGACCACCACCTCCGCCAATTTGGGAAATAA
- a CDS encoding UDP-N-acetylmuramate--L-alanine ligase, whose protein sequence is MNIHFIAIGGSAMHNLALALHDKGHRISGSDDVIFEPSKTRLQKAGLLPDTFGWFPDKIHSGLDAVILGMHARADNPELARARELGVPIYSYPEFLYEQARDKTRVVIGGSHGKTTITSMILHVLSYWDKPADYMVGAQLDGFDRMVHLTGENEFMVLEGDEYLSSAIDRRPKFHLYQPNIALLSGIAWDHINVFPTFENYLEQFRIFLEGIVPGGSITYNTEDPEVKALVEGLQAPIRKFPYATPDYEIRDGVTYLDTPEGMMPLKVFGRHNLNNMAGAQWICQQMGVDATEFYEAMATFKGAARRLELLAGNDAGYLFKDFAHSPSKAQATTRAVREQYPGKKLVACLELHTYSSLNADFLSDYRGSLDAADRALVFYTPEALKIKGLEEISPEDIQRAFNLQHLEVYTETAALREALEDLEVSDTVLLMMSSGNYGGLDLEALAGKFR, encoded by the coding sequence ATGAACATCCATTTTATCGCCATAGGCGGAAGTGCCATGCACAACCTGGCGCTCGCGCTCCACGACAAGGGACACCGAATCAGCGGGAGCGACGACGTCATTTTTGAACCTTCCAAGACCCGGTTGCAAAAAGCCGGGTTGCTCCCGGACACCTTTGGGTGGTTCCCGGATAAAATCCACAGCGGCCTGGACGCGGTGATCCTCGGGATGCATGCGCGGGCCGACAACCCGGAACTGGCCCGGGCCCGGGAACTCGGGGTGCCCATCTACTCCTATCCGGAATTCCTGTACGAACAGGCCAGGGACAAGACCCGCGTGGTTATCGGGGGCAGCCACGGGAAGACGACGATCACTTCCATGATCCTGCACGTGCTCAGCTACTGGGACAAACCCGCGGATTATATGGTGGGAGCACAACTCGACGGTTTCGACCGGATGGTCCACCTCACCGGGGAGAATGAGTTTATGGTCCTGGAAGGGGATGAGTATCTCTCGTCCGCCATCGACCGGAGGCCGAAATTCCATTTGTATCAACCGAACATTGCGCTGCTAAGCGGGATTGCCTGGGACCATATCAACGTGTTCCCCACCTTTGAAAACTACTTGGAGCAGTTCCGGATATTCCTGGAGGGGATTGTCCCCGGCGGCAGCATTACCTACAACACGGAAGACCCCGAGGTGAAGGCGCTTGTGGAGGGCCTTCAGGCGCCGATCCGCAAGTTCCCTTATGCCACGCCGGATTATGAAATCCGGGACGGGGTAACCTACCTGGACACCCCGGAAGGTATGATGCCGCTGAAGGTGTTTGGCCGGCACAACCTGAACAATATGGCAGGTGCCCAGTGGATCTGCCAGCAAATGGGGGTGGATGCCACGGAGTTCTACGAAGCCATGGCAACCTTTAAGGGGGCTGCGCGACGCCTCGAATTACTGGCGGGGAATGATGCGGGATACCTGTTCAAGGATTTTGCGCATTCGCCCAGTAAGGCGCAAGCCACTACCCGGGCGGTCCGGGAGCAATACCCGGGGAAAAAGCTCGTCGCCTGCCTGGAATTGCACACCTACAGCAGCCTGAACGCGGACTTCCTGTCCGACTACAGGGGAAGCCTGGATGCCGCGGACCGCGCCCTGGTGTTCTACACCCCCGAAGCGCTAAAGATCAAGGGTTTGGAGGAAATCAGCCCGGAGGATATCCAACGTGCTTTTAATCTGCAGCATCTGGAGGTATATACAGAAACGGCCGCGCTACGGGAGGCGCTGGAGGACCTGGAGGTTTCCGATACCGTCCTGCTCATGATGAGCAGCGGGAATTACGGGGGGCTGGATCTGGAGGCGCTTGCCGGAAAATTCAGGTAA
- a CDS encoding YjjG family noncanonical pyrimidine nucleotidase: protein MIDHPVTDIFFDLDHTLWDFERNSEVTYRNIFREAGLPVDVSRFLQVYIPLNLQLWKEYREGRIQAEELRYRRLRIVFDRLDLRLDDRQINQLAQAYIDQLSLQTHLVPGAADILGYLSGKYRLHIITNGFGEVQYRKLRNSRIDSYFSEIVHSEQAGVKKPDPRIFQLATELAGVPASRSVMVGDSLEADVLGARSAGLQTVHFHVHPEPADTAGPVIYGLEELKSLL, encoded by the coding sequence ATGATCGATCACCCCGTCACCGATATCTTTTTTGACCTGGACCACACCCTCTGGGACTTTGAGCGGAATTCGGAAGTCACCTACCGCAATATTTTCCGGGAAGCCGGCCTGCCGGTGGATGTTTCCCGGTTCCTGCAGGTTTATATTCCGCTGAACCTGCAACTCTGGAAGGAATATCGGGAAGGCAGGATTCAGGCGGAAGAATTGCGGTACCGGCGCCTCCGCATCGTTTTCGACCGGCTGGATCTCCGCCTGGACGACCGGCAGATTAACCAGTTGGCCCAGGCGTACATCGACCAGCTGAGTTTACAGACGCACCTGGTCCCGGGTGCTGCGGACATCCTGGGCTACCTGTCCGGAAAATACCGGTTGCATATCATCACGAACGGTTTCGGGGAGGTGCAGTATCGCAAGTTGCGCAATAGCCGGATTGACAGTTATTTCTCCGAAATTGTCCATTCGGAACAGGCCGGGGTCAAAAAGCCCGATCCCCGGATCTTCCAACTTGCCACGGAATTGGCGGGCGTCCCAGCCAGTCGGTCGGTGATGGTAGGGGATAGCCTGGAGGCGGATGTCCTGGGTGCCCGCTCTGCAGGTCTGCAGACGGTTCATTTCCATGTCCACCCGGAGCCGGCGGATACCGCAGGCCCGGTGATTTACGGCCTGGAGGAACTAAAATCCCTCCTGTAA